DNA sequence from the Pseudomonadota bacterium genome:
ACGGCCAGCACGTCCGGGTCACCCTGGTCCGCCACCGAGCCGTCTTCAGTCTCGGCCGCCGCCACGGGGGGCTTCAAAACCGCCGCACGTTCGACCGGCGCGCCTTGCCGTCTTGTCCGGGTCGGCGCGCCGACCTCGAAGGGCACCTCGCAACCGGGGCAAATGATCGGGTCGCGCCGCATATCGTAAAACCGCTTGCCGCACCCGAGGCACAATCGCTTGGTGCCCCATTTCGAATCCGCCACTATGAAGATCTCCCATAAAATCTTTCTACGCGCATATCGATGCACGCAAATTCAAGCCGAATTGCCACGTTCGGCAGACTCTGTCAAAAATAAAATGATTTAGATCGCGTGCCCTGGTTTTTTGCCGCGCCCGGTCATGGTAGAGACATGCTGTGAAAACAAGCGAACAAAGCATTTTAGATCAACC
Encoded proteins:
- a CDS encoding TIGR02300 family protein produces the protein MADSKWGTKRLCLGCGKRFYDMRRDPIICPGCEVPFEVGAPTRTRRQGAPVERAAVLKPPVAAAETEDGSVADQGDPDVLAVADDDSDDDDVEEEAAEAIEDPSELGEDEDDMAEVIVGIEAPEKVDN